A genomic window from Xyrauchen texanus isolate HMW12.3.18 chromosome 15, RBS_HiC_50CHRs, whole genome shotgun sequence includes:
- the LOC127656433 gene encoding sodium-dependent neutral amino acid transporter B(0)AT1-like has protein sequence MMDAIDNKCTDPIQATEAKDAERPKWDNKAQYLLTCVGFAVGLGNVWRFPYLCQTYGGGAFLIPYLIALVCEGLPLLHLELAIGQKLRTGSIGVWYSISPYLGGVGLASMTVSFLVGLFYNTILAWVLWYFFHSFYNPLPWHHCPTKPNLTEYIEECKQSTPANYFWYRETLNISPNIESSGIIQWKLAVCLAAAWCIVYVCFIRGIETTGKAIYVTATFPYVVLTIFLIQSLTLPGATLGLKYLFSPNWETLKNPKVWLDAATQIFFSLSLAFGGLIAFSSYNPEKNNCERDAVIVGCINSATSIYASIPIFAILGFKAQTNYEECMNSNINNLENTFNISDQNITETNYKEWLTYLNATNQGLDGSLNLTTCDLHTFLNKSASGTGLAFIVFTEAVTKMPGSQVWAVLFFIMLFSLGLSSMFGNLEGVLTPLLDLHIVPKWMPKELLTGLICLVSFSIALIFCLQSGNYWLEIFDSYVGSVPLLVIAFFEIIAVVYIYGINRFNNDIEWMTGRRPNLYWQVMWRVISPLMLLVVFLSYVIVEAQKQPTYSAWNPYHAQNLPYPDWVFAICVLLSAVPCCLIPLGALYQFIQLLNKHTNRCTAEPYDVET, from the exons ATGATGGATGCCATTGACAACAAGTGCACAGACCCCATCCAGGCAACCGAGGCCAAGGATGCTGAAAGACCCAAATGGGACAACAAAGCTCAGTACCTGCTGACTTGTGTTGGATTTGCTGTTGGTCTAGGAAATGTATGGCGATTCCCCTACTTATGTCAAACCTATGGAGGTG GTGCCTTCCTGATCCCATACCTCATAGCCCTGGTTTGCGAAGGTCTGCCTCTGCTTCATTTGGAGCTTGCAATAGGACAAAAGCTCCGGACCGGCAGTATTGGAGTCTGGTACTCGATCTCACCATACCTTGGGGGAGTAG GTTTGGCCTCTATGACAGTGTCCTTCTTGGTGGGTTTATTCTACAACACCATCTTGGCATGGGTCTTGTGGTACTTCTTCCATTCATTCTATAACCCGCTTCCCTGGCATCACTGTCCTACTAAACCCAACCTCACAG AATACATTGAGGAGTGCAAACAGAGCACACCTGCCAATTATTTTTGGTACAGAGAGACTCTGAATATCTCTCCAAACATTGAGAGCAGTGGGATCATACAATGGAAGCTGGCGGTATGTCTGGCTGCAGCATGGTGTatagtctatgtctgctttatcCGAGGAATTGAGACCACTGGAAAG GCAATATATGTGACAGCCACCTTCCCTTATGTGGTGCTCACCATTTTCCTGATTCAGTCCTTGACTCTCCCAGGTGCTACCCTCGGACTAAAGTACCTCTTCAGCCCTAAT TGGGAAACACTGAAGAACCCAAAAGTGTGGTTAGATGCTGCAACTCAGATTTTCTTCTCTCTGTCTTTAGCCTTTGGTGGGCTCATTGCATTTTCCAGTTATAACCCAGAAAA GAACAACTGTGAACGAGATGCTGTCATTGTTGGTTGCATCAATAGTGCAACATCAATCTATGCTTCTATACCCATCTTTGCAATCCTGGGATTCAAGGCTCAAACCAATTACGAAGAGTGCATGAACAG TAATATCAACAACTTGgaaaatacttttaatatttcGGATCAGAATATTACAGAGACAAATTATAAAGAGTGGCTAACATATCTGAATGCCACAAATCAAGGGCTTGATGGAAGTCTTAACTTGACGACATGTGATCTTCATACATTTCTCAATAAG AGTGCTTCAGGTACTGGCCTGGCGTTCATCGTATTCACAGAGGCAGTGACAAAGATGCCAGGCTCTCAGGTTTGGGCAGTGCTTTTCTTCATCATGCTTTTCAGTTTGGGGTTGTCCTCCATGTTTGGAAATCTGGAAGGGGTCCTAACTCCACTGTTAGACCTGCACATTGTTCCTAAATGGATGCCCAAAGAGCTGTTAACAG GTCTTATATGCCTAGTCTCCTTCAGTATTGCACTGATATTTTGTCTGCAGTCTGGAAACTACTGGCTAGAAATATTCGACAGCTATGTGGGGTCTGTGCCACTGCTAGTCATTGCCTTTTTTGAGATCATAGCCGTGGTTTATATCTATGGTATTAACAG GTTCAACAATGATATCGAGTGGATGACAGGACGGAGGCCTAACCTGTACTGGCAAGTGATGTGGAGGGTTATCAGTCCCCTCATGCTTTTGGTGGTGTTTCTGTCATATGTGATTGTTGAGGCCCAGAAGCAGCCAACCTACTCAGCGTGGAACCCATATCAT GCTCAGAATCTGCCATATCCAGACTGGGTGTTTGCTATTTGTGTTCTTCTGTCTGCTGTGCCATGTTGTCTTATTCCACTAGGGGCGCTCTACCAATTTATTCAGCTCCTCAATAAGCACACAAACAGATGCACTGCAGAACCTTATGATGTTGAAACTTAA